In Deltaproteobacteria bacterium, one genomic interval encodes:
- a CDS encoding FKBP-type peptidyl-prolyl cis-trans isomerase, which produces MKIQIVSFNCLLKNKLGKIISSTFNKDILTGGDLKKQELAALSVALQNLKKGEKRKIILMASEAYGYYDPNLVLTMPRNSLPQVNTLKLAEPPIIIDVDGKRHPFRVTEVTPENIVLDGNHPLAGQDLVFEIETLAVRDATPEEISGSKLKTRTESHH; this is translated from the coding sequence ATGAAAATACAGATTGTTTCCTTTAACTGTCTCTTGAAAAACAAATTAGGAAAAATAATTAGCTCTACATTTAACAAAGATATCTTAACGGGTGGAGATTTAAAAAAACAAGAGCTTGCGGCTCTTTCTGTGGCTTTACAAAATTTGAAAAAAGGAGAAAAAAGAAAGATCATTCTCATGGCCTCTGAAGCTTATGGTTATTATGATCCAAATTTGGTCTTAACTATGCCTCGAAACTCTTTACCTCAAGTTAATACATTAAAACTTGCCGAGCCACCCATTATCATAGACGTGGATGGAAAACGCCATCCCTTTCGAGTCACAGAAGTGACTCCAGAAAATATTGTTCTTGATGGGAATCACCCCTTAGCGGGACAAGATCTCGTGTTTGAAATCGAAACTCTTGCCGTCAGAGATGCTACGCCAGAAGAGATATCAGGCTCTAAGTTAAAAACCAGAACTGAGTCTCATCACTAG
- a CDS encoding AAA family ATPase, whose amino-acid sequence MSEKCCRVVLTGGPGGGKTTAADLYRREIGDQVIVVPEAATLLYMGGFPRGGVNGVRRATQRAIYQVQTNLEDAQSSYYKNRVLLCDRGTVDGAVYWPDTPADFFNHLGTSLEKELSRYDAVIFFETAAVGGISIEGGNPARIESLEEALELDKKLKALWSQHPQFVFVPHNISFIKKVTTGLEAMAKIITQKHRGQHSF is encoded by the coding sequence TTGTCAGAAAAATGTTGTCGTGTTGTTTTAACTGGTGGACCTGGAGGTGGTAAAACAACGGCTGCAGATTTATACAGAAGAGAAATTGGTGACCAAGTCATTGTGGTTCCTGAAGCAGCAACCTTACTCTATATGGGAGGATTTCCCCGTGGCGGAGTGAATGGGGTTCGCCGGGCCACCCAAAGAGCCATTTACCAAGTCCAGACTAATCTCGAAGATGCCCAAAGTTCATATTATAAAAACCGAGTTTTGCTCTGTGATAGAGGGACTGTAGATGGCGCCGTATATTGGCCAGACACCCCAGCAGATTTTTTCAATCATCTAGGAACGAGCTTAGAAAAAGAGCTGTCTAGGTATGATGCCGTCATCTTTTTTGAAACAGCAGCCGTTGGAGGTATTTCAATCGAAGGTGGCAATCCGGCTCGCATAGAGTCCTTGGAAGAAGCGCTGGAACTCGATAAAAAACTGAAAGCTCTTTGGTCGCAACACCCCCAATTTGTTTTTGTTCCCCACAACATCTCTTTTATTAAAAAAGTGACTACCGGGCTCGAGGCTATGGCAAAAATCATAACCCAAAAACACAGAGGACAGCACTCTTTTTAG
- a CDS encoding response regulator, giving the protein MSLSKKWILLVEDDIDLANALIEDMSKSEDLKVVLATTFSNAVLKLNNQRFSCLVFDLQLGKHSSIKLIQQLKNPKATKQLNSETPIILVSGFLQGEIVVNVANMVDGIIAKPFKSEDLVQKIFEVISSRQKESKIIDPKMSASKIKPAKFIHDLANIVTTMDLTMTRLLLHLNEIRALRELEVAQKINVQIKKIMTLVKKQRSNPPKE; this is encoded by the coding sequence ATGAGTCTTTCTAAAAAGTGGATTCTTCTTGTGGAAGATGATATTGATCTTGCGAATGCGTTGATCGAGGATATGTCTAAGTCTGAAGATCTGAAAGTCGTCTTAGCAACTACTTTTTCTAATGCCGTTTTAAAGTTAAACAATCAAAGATTTTCTTGTTTGGTATTTGATCTTCAACTTGGGAAACATTCTAGCATTAAACTCATTCAGCAATTAAAGAATCCAAAGGCGACGAAGCAATTAAATTCAGAGACTCCCATTATTTTAGTGAGTGGATTTTTGCAAGGTGAAATTGTTGTCAATGTTGCAAATATGGTTGATGGGATTATTGCCAAACCATTTAAATCAGAAGATCTGGTTCAAAAGATTTTTGAAGTGATTTCCTCTCGTCAAAAAGAAAGTAAAATTATAGATCCTAAAATGAGTGCGAGTAAAATAAAGCCGGCTAAATTTATTCATGATTTAGCAAATATTGTTACGACAATGGATTTAACAATGACCAGGTTGCTACTTCATCTAAATGAAATAAGAGCCTTGAGGGAACTTGAGGTGGCTCAAAAAATTAATGTTCAAATTAAAAAAATTATGACTTTAGTAAAGAAGCAAAGGTCAAATCCTCCAAAGGAATAA